The following proteins come from a genomic window of Sorex araneus isolate mSorAra2 chromosome 1, mSorAra2.pri, whole genome shotgun sequence:
- the SWI5 gene encoding DNA repair protein SWI5 homolog encodes STSGRGSLATSRDFRASAKIAPQPTESPRERARRGGTTRFIGRARGHGPPSLIPLARGNPALPEVLVGPSIVNVTPCWLRAQRPARRWAGPDGGAERSEPLPAARPGERRSGVRGHSRVPTLDPPALHSPPRWGLRSPRPQGARPGLSRRGRGAFRSPRPSPQAAQAGVGSRGSLCLDVERLRAERDALEREIAGLLSDGICVEELDEHISRLHEYNDLKDVGQMLLGKLAVLRGVTTKELYAEFDLDLND; translated from the exons TCAACTTCGGGGAGGGGGAGCCTGGCCACTTCTCGCGATTTCCGGGCGTCCGCGAAGATCGCTCCCCAGCCCACGGAGTCGCCGCGAGAGCGGGCCAGGAGAGGCGGGACCACGCGATTCATTGGCCGGGCCCGTGGGCATGGCCCACCTTCTCTCATCCCATTGGCCCGTGGAAATCCAGCCCTCCCGGAAGTCCTGGTCGGACCCTCAATTGTCAACGTCACGCCATGCTGGCTGCGCGCGCAGCGGCCGGCGcggcggtgggcggggcctgacGGAGGCGCCGAGCGCTCCGAGCCGCTTCCGGCTGCGCGCCCAGGGGAGCGGAGGAGTGGTGTGAGGGGACACTCCCGGGTGCCCACCCTGGACCCTCCGGCACTGCACAGCCCCCCGAGATGGGGGCTCCGGTCGCCCCGGCCCCAAGG GGCACGCCCGGGTCTGTCCAGACGGGGCCGCGGGGCCTTCCGATCCCCG CGGCCCTCGCCCCAGGCGGCCCAGGCGGGTGTCGGCAGCCGGGGCTCCCTGTGCCTGGACGTGGAGAGGCTGCGGGCGGAGAGGGACGCGCTGGAGCGGGAGATCGCCGGGCTCCTGTCTGA CGGCATCTGCGTGGAGGAGCTGGACGAGCACATCTCACGGCTCCACGAGTACAACGACCTCAAGGACGTGGGCCAGATGCTGCTGGGTAAATTAG ctgtgctccgAGGGGTCACCACCAAAGAGCTGTACGCGGAGTTTGACCTGGACTTAAACGACTGA
- the LOC101548060 gene encoding golgin subfamily A member 2 isoform X1, whose amino-acid sequence MEETRKMKLASARKMLRDYEMKHNIIPGKNGKKKKKCRDGDQDGTAGEGHQLPKGIEDILEVLVCDLNRSNGVALSPLAEWQEPQDQAPQQPSADDTQSPSVPSSPARDSSAASASSPGTQNGQSETRASDTVPLGGLTSSTESLRQLSQKLNGLVSEPSPCLKGQGVMSPTNLRSLESRYQEISLALDQSNVEKKDLTNKILELQHQHQCTVAQLEKEKKEFEQKLAKEQGSLREQLQVHIQTIGILVSEKSDLYTALTHTQQAMKQKTGECEDVTKNLHASRQRVGDLERTLSALATRQKQDEKHAKDLTKERDDLKTELFQKNKSVADLKELVSELREKLRVSQAETDVTQQSVADLQKKLEMTELLLLQFTGPTAGPGSDPQAAEALGERKQMEREIEDLKRLLKQLQVERDQHLEQIRAQDEFWQQRVQQALQQSAVLKDENEKNVRYVQELEASVADLKARLDAPAPQEPPAQPPEPSEREVQLQAEAEKWRQEVASLAEQLQTQVRDNESLSRLNAEQGQRLLQLEREAEVWDEQAEARSRILETMENDRTTITRALAQNRELKQQLAELQDGFVKLSNENMEVTCALQSEQHVKEQLAERLGQLQEKLAEMKETVQAKTSEAQALQQQRDQYLGHLQQYAAACQQLGAEKEQLQQQALLHGQQLDRLQHEHAQSQDALDEAQGLLKAAEEQKQQLQAQLSALLAPGKASDGVGDGDGDGEGDGEQETAPRKLSLPGDLHSREAMLEFCNSALAQADAEQAELRRQLGAERARSQGLAQALAAAQPAAPAPGAQTVPQETHAALKEAMDLLQTRFAQIMQEKVELRERVEELEHRCVQLSGETETIGEYITLYHNQRAVLKERHREKEEYITRLAQDKENLKVQLLELQELVLMLVDDKYSSQGPKAASLALAGPLAASPTEAPHGGSPGSEELSPEGAPAGPAPVSNPTAVKIMQLLKEMQNCKDQPGLGAAPCSPCIPFFYKADENDQVKITMI is encoded by the exons ATGGAAGAAACTAGGAAAATGAAGCTTGCGTCCGCCCGGAAAATG CTCCGCGATTATGAGATGAAACATAACATCATTCCTGGGAAGAAtggcaagaagaagaagaagtgcaGAGACGGCGACCAAGACGGCACGGCTGGCGAGGGCCACCAGTTACCCAAGGGA ATTGAGGACATACTGGAGGTGCTGGTGTGCGACCTTAACCGCTCCAATGGGGTCGCGCTGTCCCCACTGGCCGAGTGGCAG GAGCCTCAGGACCAAGCCCCCCAGCAGCCCTCTGCGGACGACACGCAGTCACCAAGTGTCCCTTCATCCCCAGCCCGAGACAGCAGCGCGGCATCAGCTTCG AGTCCCGGAACCCAGAACGGGCAGAGCGAAACAAGAGCGTCCGACACCGTCCCCCTGGGTGGGCTCACGTCCTCCACCGAGAGTCTGCGCCAGCTGTCTCAGAAACTGAACGGACTCGTCTCTGAG CCATCTCCCTGTTTGAAAGGCCAAGGCGTCATGTCCCCTACTAACCTGAGAAGCCTGGAG AGTCGGTACCAAGAAATATCCCTCGCGCTGGACCAGAGCAACGTGGAGAAGAAAGACCTTACCAACAAGATCCTGGAGTTG CAACATCAGCACCAGTGCACCGTGGCTCAGCTGGAGAAG GAGAAGAAGGAGTTTGAGCAGAAACTCGCCAAAGAACAGGGGTCGCTGCGTGAGCAGTTGCAG GTTCACATTCAGACCATCGGGATCCTCGTGTCCGAGAAGTCGGACCTGTACACGGCGCTGACGCACACGCAGCAGGCGATGAAGCAGAAGACAG GGGAGTGTGAGGACGTCACCAAGAACCTGCACGCGTCCAGGCAGCGCGTGGGGGACCTGGAGCGCACGCTGTCAGCCCTGGCCACCCGGCAGAAGCAGGACGAGAAG CATGCCAAGGATTTAACCAAGGAACGCGACGATCTCAAAACAGAATTGTTCCAGAAAAA CAAGAGTGTGGCGGACCTGAAGGAGCTGGTGAGCGAGCTCCGGGAGAAGCTGCGCGTGTCACAGGCGGAGACGGACGTCACCCAGCAGAGCGTGGCCGACCTGCAGAAGAAGCTGGAGATGacggagctgctgctgctgcag TTCACGGGCCCGACGGCAGGGCCGGGCAGCGACCCCCAGGCCGCCGAGGCGCTGGGCGAGAGGaagcagatggagagagagatcgaagac CTCAAGAGGCTGTTGAAGCAGCTGCAGGTGGAGAGGGACCAGCACCTGGAGCAGATCAGGGCCCAGGACGAGTTCTGGCAGCAGCGCGTGCAGCAGGCCTTGCAGCAG AGCGCGGTGTTGAAGGACGAGAACGAGAAGAACGTGAGATACGTGCAGGAGCTGGAGGCCAGCGTGGCCGACCTGAAGGCGCGGCTGG ACGCGCCGGCCCCCCAGGAGCCCCCGGCGCAGCCGCCCGAGCCCTCGGAGCGGGAGGTGCAGCTGCAGGCGGAGGCCGAGAAGTGGCGGCAGGAGGTGGCGAGCCTGGCGGAGCAGCTGCAGACGCAGGTGCGCGACAACGAGAGCCTGAGCCGGCTGAACGCGGAGCAGGGCCAGCGGCTGCTGCAGCTGGAGCGGGAGGCCGAGGTGTGGGACGAGCAGGCCGAGGCGCGCAGCCGCATCCTGGAGACGATGGAGAACGACCGCACGACCATCACGCGCGCCCTGGCCCAGAACCGCGAGCTCAAGCAGCAGCTGGCCGAGCTGCAGGACGGCTTCGTGAAGCTG AGCAACGAGAACATGGAGGTCACGTGTGCGCTGCAGTCGGAACAGCACGTGAAGGAGCAGCTGGCGGAGAGgctggggcagctgcaggagaaGTTGGCGGAGATGAAGGAGACG GTGCAGGCGAAGACGAGCGAGGCGCAGGCGCTGCAGCAGCAGCGGGACCAGTACCTGGGCCACCTGCAGCAGTACGCGGCCGCCTGCCAGCAGCTGGGCGCCGAGAAggagcagctgcagcagcaggCGCTGCTCCACGGCCAGCAGCTGGACCGGCTGCAGCACGAGCACGCGCAGAGCCAGGACGCGCTGGACGAGGCGCAG GGACTCCTGAAGGCTGCTGAGGAGCAGAAGCAGCAGCTCCAGGCCCAGCTGAGCGCACTGCTGGCGCCGGGGAAGG CGAGTGACGGGGTCGGTGATGGGGACGGTGACGGGGAAGGTGACGGGGAGCAGGAGACGGCCCCGAGGAAGCTGAGCCTGCCCGGGGACCTGCACAGCAGAGAGGCCATG CTGGAGTTCTGCAACTCGGCCTTGGCGCAGGCGGACGCGGAGCAGGCGGAGCTGCGCCGGCAGCTGGGGGCCGAGAGAGCTCGGAGCCAGGGTTTGGCGCAAGCCCTGGCGGCCGCGCAGCCCGCAGCCCCCGCGCCCGGGGCCCAGACCGTCCCCCAGGAGACGCACGCGGCCCTGAAGGAGGCCATGGACTTGCTGCAA ACTCGCTTTGCGCAGATCATGCAGGAGAAGGTGGAGCTGCGCGAGCGCGTGGAGGAGCTGGAGCATCGCTGCGTCCAGCTCTCGGGCGAGACCGAGACCATCG GGGAGTACATCACCCTGTACCACAACCAGCGGGCAGTGCTGAAGGAGCGGCACCGCGAGAAGGAGGAGTACATCACCCGCCTGGCCCAGGACAAGGAGAACCTCAAG GTGCAACTGCTGGAGCTGCAGGAGCTCGTGTTGATGCTGGTGGATGACAAGTACTCCAGCCAAGGCCCCAAGGCCGCCTCCCTGGCCCTTGCTGGCCCCCTGGCCGCTTCCCCGACAG AAGCCCCCCATGGAGGCAGCCCCGGGTCCGAGGAGCTGAGCCCGGAAGGGGCCCCGGCAGGCCCTGCGCCCGTCAGCAACCCCACGGCCGTGAAGATCATGCAGCTGCTGAAGGAGATGCAGAACTGTAAAGACCAGCCCGGCCTGGGCGCGGCGCCCTGCTCGCCTTGTATCCCTTTCTTTTACAAGGCAGACGAAAACGACCAAGTTAAAATCACCATGATCTAG
- the LOC101548060 gene encoding golgin subfamily A member 2 isoform X2 — MEETRKMKLASARKMLRDYEMKHNIIPGKNGKKKKKCRDGDQDGTAGEGHQLPKGEPQDQAPQQPSADDTQSPSVPSSPARDSSAASASSPGTQNGQSETRASDTVPLGGLTSSTESLRQLSQKLNGLVSEPSPCLKGQGVMSPTNLRSLESRYQEISLALDQSNVEKKDLTNKILELQHQHQCTVAQLEKEKKEFEQKLAKEQGSLREQLQVHIQTIGILVSEKSDLYTALTHTQQAMKQKTGECEDVTKNLHASRQRVGDLERTLSALATRQKQDEKHAKDLTKERDDLKTELFQKNKSVADLKELVSELREKLRVSQAETDVTQQSVADLQKKLEMTELLLLQFTGPTAGPGSDPQAAEALGERKQMEREIEDLKRLLKQLQVERDQHLEQIRAQDEFWQQRVQQALQQSAVLKDENEKNVRYVQELEASVADLKARLDAPAPQEPPAQPPEPSEREVQLQAEAEKWRQEVASLAEQLQTQVRDNESLSRLNAEQGQRLLQLEREAEVWDEQAEARSRILETMENDRTTITRALAQNRELKQQLAELQDGFVKLSNENMEVTCALQSEQHVKEQLAERLGQLQEKLAEMKETVQAKTSEAQALQQQRDQYLGHLQQYAAACQQLGAEKEQLQQQALLHGQQLDRLQHEHAQSQDALDEAQGLLKAAEEQKQQLQAQLSALLAPGKASDGVGDGDGDGEGDGEQETAPRKLSLPGDLHSREAMLEFCNSALAQADAEQAELRRQLGAERARSQGLAQALAAAQPAAPAPGAQTVPQETHAALKEAMDLLQTRFAQIMQEKVELRERVEELEHRCVQLSGETETIGEYITLYHNQRAVLKERHREKEEYITRLAQDKENLKVQLLELQELVLMLVDDKYSSQGPKAASLALAGPLAASPTEAPHGGSPGSEELSPEGAPAGPAPVSNPTAVKIMQLLKEMQNCKDQPGLGAAPCSPCIPFFYKADENDQVKITMI, encoded by the exons ATGGAAGAAACTAGGAAAATGAAGCTTGCGTCCGCCCGGAAAATG CTCCGCGATTATGAGATGAAACATAACATCATTCCTGGGAAGAAtggcaagaagaagaagaagtgcaGAGACGGCGACCAAGACGGCACGGCTGGCGAGGGCCACCAGTTACCCAAGGGA GAGCCTCAGGACCAAGCCCCCCAGCAGCCCTCTGCGGACGACACGCAGTCACCAAGTGTCCCTTCATCCCCAGCCCGAGACAGCAGCGCGGCATCAGCTTCG AGTCCCGGAACCCAGAACGGGCAGAGCGAAACAAGAGCGTCCGACACCGTCCCCCTGGGTGGGCTCACGTCCTCCACCGAGAGTCTGCGCCAGCTGTCTCAGAAACTGAACGGACTCGTCTCTGAG CCATCTCCCTGTTTGAAAGGCCAAGGCGTCATGTCCCCTACTAACCTGAGAAGCCTGGAG AGTCGGTACCAAGAAATATCCCTCGCGCTGGACCAGAGCAACGTGGAGAAGAAAGACCTTACCAACAAGATCCTGGAGTTG CAACATCAGCACCAGTGCACCGTGGCTCAGCTGGAGAAG GAGAAGAAGGAGTTTGAGCAGAAACTCGCCAAAGAACAGGGGTCGCTGCGTGAGCAGTTGCAG GTTCACATTCAGACCATCGGGATCCTCGTGTCCGAGAAGTCGGACCTGTACACGGCGCTGACGCACACGCAGCAGGCGATGAAGCAGAAGACAG GGGAGTGTGAGGACGTCACCAAGAACCTGCACGCGTCCAGGCAGCGCGTGGGGGACCTGGAGCGCACGCTGTCAGCCCTGGCCACCCGGCAGAAGCAGGACGAGAAG CATGCCAAGGATTTAACCAAGGAACGCGACGATCTCAAAACAGAATTGTTCCAGAAAAA CAAGAGTGTGGCGGACCTGAAGGAGCTGGTGAGCGAGCTCCGGGAGAAGCTGCGCGTGTCACAGGCGGAGACGGACGTCACCCAGCAGAGCGTGGCCGACCTGCAGAAGAAGCTGGAGATGacggagctgctgctgctgcag TTCACGGGCCCGACGGCAGGGCCGGGCAGCGACCCCCAGGCCGCCGAGGCGCTGGGCGAGAGGaagcagatggagagagagatcgaagac CTCAAGAGGCTGTTGAAGCAGCTGCAGGTGGAGAGGGACCAGCACCTGGAGCAGATCAGGGCCCAGGACGAGTTCTGGCAGCAGCGCGTGCAGCAGGCCTTGCAGCAG AGCGCGGTGTTGAAGGACGAGAACGAGAAGAACGTGAGATACGTGCAGGAGCTGGAGGCCAGCGTGGCCGACCTGAAGGCGCGGCTGG ACGCGCCGGCCCCCCAGGAGCCCCCGGCGCAGCCGCCCGAGCCCTCGGAGCGGGAGGTGCAGCTGCAGGCGGAGGCCGAGAAGTGGCGGCAGGAGGTGGCGAGCCTGGCGGAGCAGCTGCAGACGCAGGTGCGCGACAACGAGAGCCTGAGCCGGCTGAACGCGGAGCAGGGCCAGCGGCTGCTGCAGCTGGAGCGGGAGGCCGAGGTGTGGGACGAGCAGGCCGAGGCGCGCAGCCGCATCCTGGAGACGATGGAGAACGACCGCACGACCATCACGCGCGCCCTGGCCCAGAACCGCGAGCTCAAGCAGCAGCTGGCCGAGCTGCAGGACGGCTTCGTGAAGCTG AGCAACGAGAACATGGAGGTCACGTGTGCGCTGCAGTCGGAACAGCACGTGAAGGAGCAGCTGGCGGAGAGgctggggcagctgcaggagaaGTTGGCGGAGATGAAGGAGACG GTGCAGGCGAAGACGAGCGAGGCGCAGGCGCTGCAGCAGCAGCGGGACCAGTACCTGGGCCACCTGCAGCAGTACGCGGCCGCCTGCCAGCAGCTGGGCGCCGAGAAggagcagctgcagcagcaggCGCTGCTCCACGGCCAGCAGCTGGACCGGCTGCAGCACGAGCACGCGCAGAGCCAGGACGCGCTGGACGAGGCGCAG GGACTCCTGAAGGCTGCTGAGGAGCAGAAGCAGCAGCTCCAGGCCCAGCTGAGCGCACTGCTGGCGCCGGGGAAGG CGAGTGACGGGGTCGGTGATGGGGACGGTGACGGGGAAGGTGACGGGGAGCAGGAGACGGCCCCGAGGAAGCTGAGCCTGCCCGGGGACCTGCACAGCAGAGAGGCCATG CTGGAGTTCTGCAACTCGGCCTTGGCGCAGGCGGACGCGGAGCAGGCGGAGCTGCGCCGGCAGCTGGGGGCCGAGAGAGCTCGGAGCCAGGGTTTGGCGCAAGCCCTGGCGGCCGCGCAGCCCGCAGCCCCCGCGCCCGGGGCCCAGACCGTCCCCCAGGAGACGCACGCGGCCCTGAAGGAGGCCATGGACTTGCTGCAA ACTCGCTTTGCGCAGATCATGCAGGAGAAGGTGGAGCTGCGCGAGCGCGTGGAGGAGCTGGAGCATCGCTGCGTCCAGCTCTCGGGCGAGACCGAGACCATCG GGGAGTACATCACCCTGTACCACAACCAGCGGGCAGTGCTGAAGGAGCGGCACCGCGAGAAGGAGGAGTACATCACCCGCCTGGCCCAGGACAAGGAGAACCTCAAG GTGCAACTGCTGGAGCTGCAGGAGCTCGTGTTGATGCTGGTGGATGACAAGTACTCCAGCCAAGGCCCCAAGGCCGCCTCCCTGGCCCTTGCTGGCCCCCTGGCCGCTTCCCCGACAG AAGCCCCCCATGGAGGCAGCCCCGGGTCCGAGGAGCTGAGCCCGGAAGGGGCCCCGGCAGGCCCTGCGCCCGTCAGCAACCCCACGGCCGTGAAGATCATGCAGCTGCTGAAGGAGATGCAGAACTGTAAAGACCAGCCCGGCCTGGGCGCGGCGCCCTGCTCGCCTTGTATCCCTTTCTTTTACAAGGCAGACGAAAACGACCAAGTTAAAATCACCATGATCTAG